In Mesorhizobium shangrilense, the genomic stretch CCATCAACCGCGCATAGAATTTCCGGGCATCCTCGATCTTGCTCATGGCGGAAGAAGATAGCGCGCGGATTGCCGGTTTGTCCTCCTGTTTGGGAGGGATCGATGAACATGCGCGCTGGAAAATTGGCGACAGGCGCGCAACGATGAATACGGGCGCTGACCAGGTCAATTGAAGACCGAAACATCACCCAAACGGGGTGAGGGGAATTGAAAATCACAGTGTTGGATCGTCCGTCCGGACGACCGCTTTCGCGGAGGTCATCCGGGCGCACCCGGGATCGGCCGCGCACTGCTTAGCAGCAATGCCAGATCCGCCTGACGGTCAGTGCCGGTCTTTGCCATGACGGCCTTGAGCTGCGTCCTGATCGTTTCCCGCGACAGGCTGGTCTGGGCAGCCATTGCCTCGACCGACATACCGCTGGCGATACCTCGTGCGATGCGCGCTTCAGCTGTTGTCAGGTCGAAGAGCCCGGTCAGCAACTCGGCCAATGGTGCTTCCGGCGGGACGATGGGTGTGACCGCGAGAAGGGCCGCCGAGCGCGTGAAGATATCGTGGGCGGCCCGCCTGATGGGGACGACATGGGCTACCAGGGCAGGCAAGCCGTGGTCTCCCGGGATCGGTATCGATCGCACGGCAGTCGCGTCCAGTCCGGCAAGCGCGGAGGAAAGCAGGCGGTCAGCCTTGCGATCCGCGAGCGAGACCCGGTCGAAGGCCCCGAAGAGGATGCGAGGTGACAGGGCCTCGAACATGCCGTTGATCGAAACCACGCGACCCTCGGCGGTCACGCTTGCGGCCGGAAGCCCGATCACCTGCATCGCTTCCGTGGCCGCGCTCGCGGCCTTGAGGCCAAGCCGCTGCGAGATCAGCGAGGCTCTGGCAAAGTCGGACCAGTATCTGTCCAGCCGGCTCGTTTCCCTCCGGCTGAGAGGACCTTCAGCCATGAGCTTTGCCGAATCGAAGACGATCGTATCGCCGGTCGGAGACAACACGGCCGTTCCCGCCGTGGAGCCGAATCCGTGCGGGCGCAGGAATTGCGTGTAGATCGGATCCTGATCCATCTCTTCTTGCGTGGCGACATCCACGTCGGGAACAAATCTGTGCGGATGAAGCTGCAGACCCCGGCGCGGCCGGACATTGGGATAGCGCTGGCCGCTGTCGATATAGTCCTGGTACGCGGGCTGATAGGCGTCGGTGACGATACTTCTGATGCCGCCGCTGGTATCGATGGTCAGCAGCGCTCCGGCTCGCACGCCGATGACACCGCACAGGCGCTCCAGGACCTCTTTCCAGAGTTCCGGCACCACCGCTGCCTCGTAGAGATGATCCACGATACCCAGCTCAGAAGTCACAGGCAGTCCCACCCAGAATCCGGTTACCTCGCCTCGGATACATCCCAGTCATGTTAGCTTATCCTTGTGGGAGGTTATGGCAACCTCCAAGGCATCGCCGCGAGTGTTGTTCCAAGCGCTGGCCGGCTTGCCGGTGTGAACCCTCAGCCGATCCCGAACAGCGTGTCGTAGAGCAGCTTGAAATTGAGCACCAGGATGACGGCGGCGACAACCCAGGCCAGGACAGCCACGCCGCGCGGAATGGCGAAGGTGCCCATCTTCTTCTTGTCCGACACGAAATGCACCAGCGGGATCACCGCGAAGGGCAGTTGCATGGACAGGACCACCTGGCTGAAGATCAGAAGCTGGCTGGTTCCCTTCTCGCCATAGAGGGCGGTGACGACCACCACCGGGACGATGGCGATGCCGCGCGTCAGAAGGCGGCGCGCCCAGTTGGGGATGCGCAGGCGTAGGAAGCCTTCCATGATGATCTGCCCGGCCAGCGTCGCCGTCACCGTCGAGTTCAGGCCGGACGCGAGCAGTGCCACGGCGAACAGGACCGAGGCGATGCCGAGGCCCAGAAGCGGCGACAGGAGCTTGAAGGCGTCTTCAATCTCGGCGACGTCCTGATGGCCGGTGTTATGGAACGCCACCGCCGACACGATCAGGATGGCGGCATTGACGAACAGGGCCAGCATCAGGGCGATGGTCGAGTCGGCCGTCGCCCATTTGATGGCGTCGCGCTTGCCGGCATCGGTGCGTTCATAGGCGCGGGTCTGCACGATGGAGGAGTGCAGGTAGAGATTGTGCGGCATCACCGTCGCGCCGATGATGCCGATGGCTATGTAGAGCATCGCCGGGTTGGTGACGATCTCCGACGACGGCACGAACATGGCGTGCAGGATTGTGCCGGCCGGTGGTGCGGCGACGAAGATCTGGATGGCGAAGCAACCGAAGATGATGATCAGGAGCGCGACGACGAAGGCTTCGAGATAGCGAAAACCCTTGTTCATCAACAGGAGCACCAGGAAGGCGTCGAGCGCCGTCAGCACCGCGCCGCCGACCAGCGGAATGCCGAACAGGAGCTGCAGGGCGATGGCCGTGCCGATGACCTCGGCAAGGTCGCAGGCGATGATGGCCAGTTCGCAGGCGATCCACAGCACGAAATTGACGGGGCGGGGATAGTAGGCGCGGCAAGCCTGGGCGAGATCACGGCCGGTGGCGATGCCAAGACGGGCCGACAATGCCTGCAGCAGGATCGCCATCAGGTTCGACAGCATGATGATGAACAGCAGCGTGTAGCCGAACTGGGCGCCGCCGGCGAGGTCGGTCGCCCAGTTGCCTGGGTCCATGTAGCCGACCGAGACCAGGTAGCCCGGCCCCATGAAGGCGAACAGGCGGCGGAACCAGGCGCCCGACGTCGGCACCGCGATCGAAGCATTGACCTCGCGCAGGCTGGGCTGGTCGTCCTCCTCAGGCCGGGCAAACTGCCATGCGGGCCGAGGAGCGGTGGTGGCTTCTGTCTCTGACATGAAAAAATGCTTTCCGCGCGATTGGTCGATGCTCCCTCCAACCTATGTCGCGGCTCAACATTATGCAATATGCTATATTTCATTGTCTATGCTTTTTTGCTGACTGCATGGGCACTGTCGCGTGGGCAATCGAAGCGCTGGTTGCGCCTGTCGCCGAATGCAAATAAACGGCCTGAACAAGTTAGAGTGCGTGCCTGCCGCCCGTGCTATGAATGCACCATCGATTTGAATCCGAGAAAGCCCTGGGGAGGAGCGCGTATTGGCGCTGAAGAACAGACCAGTCCCGCGCGAGCCGCTGCCTGACGCCGACGTTCATTCGGAGGGATTCCGGCAGACGCGCGAAGCGCGCCGCAGTGCGCTTGTCGAGGATTATGTCGAGCTGATCGCTGATCTGATCGAGGACGGCAACGAGGCGCGCCAGGTCGATATCGCCGCAAGGCTGGGCGTCGCCCAGCCCACGGTCGCCAAGATGCTGACGCGGCTATGCGCCGACGGGCTGGTGTCCAGGAAACCCTATCGCGGCGTGTTCCTGACTGAGGCCGGCCGCAAGGTTGCGGAGGAGAGCCGCATCCGCCACCAGACCGTGGAAGCCTTCCTGCGTTCGCTCGGCGTCAGCGCCGAGACGGCTCGCATCGACGCCGAGGGCATCGAGCACCACGTCAGTGCCGAGACGCTGGAAGCGTTCCGCAAGGCGATGACGGCGCGCTGACCGCCGCTGCGCCTCCGTTCCCAATCAGCCGAAACGGAACCGCCGTACCGGCTATGCGTTGGGCCTCATGCCGCGCGATGGAGCGAGGCCAAGGAGGATATCATGGGCGTTGAACAGGCACCGACCGCGAAGGGCAAGCAAGCCGCCAAGGGGCTGAAGCAGGCAGCGGCAAGGGACGAACGCAAGACCGAGGCCGAGACCGGTCGCCCGTTGAGGAAGGGCGCCGATCGTTTCGAGGAACGCTCCAAGAGCTCGGACGGCAAGAGTGCCGGCGCCAAGCAGAAAGACTAAGGCTCGTCAGCGGTTCTCGGCGTAAGCCACCTGCCGGGTCGACATCACGGTACGCTCGCTCAGCGACGACACCAGCACATCGCGGCGGCCATGGCCGGGCACCAACTGCACCACCTTGTAATCCCTGGCCTTCAGGTCGGCGAGCAGTTGCGGTAGCATCTGCGCGGTGCGCGGGTGGATGTCGTGCATCAGGATGATGCCGGAGCCGCGCTGCTCGATGCGCTTCAAGGTGCGCTGGCGGACCTGCTCGGGTGTCGACTGGAAGTAATCCTTGGAATCGATGTCGGCGTCGATGACGACGATGCCGCGCGCCGCGAGTTGATGGCGCAGCGTGGCGGTGGACGCCAGATAGGGGAAGCGGAAGAACGGCGCCAGGCGCGACATCGACGGCACCAGGGCCGCCTCGACGCTCTTGATGCCGCCATCGATCTGGGCGTCGGCGGCAGCAACGTTCAGCTGCGCCAGATTGGCGTGGCTCTGCGTGTGCGTGCCGATGGTGTGGCCGTGGGCGGCGACTTCGCGCACGATGGCCGGATGGGCGCGGGCCATGCTTCCGACCATCATGAAGGTGGCCTTGACGCCGGCATTGTCGAGCGCGCGCAGGATGTTTTCGGTGCGGCCCGGCATTGGGCCGTCATCGAAGGTCAGCACCACTTCGTGGCTGCGCAGCTTGAGGTCGGCGATGCTGTTGACCGTGACGGTGCGGCCGGCAAGGCCGCCAAAGCTATGAGGAGGAAAGAGCCCGCCCGTGCCTGGCACCTCCGGTTCCGCCGCATAGGCGAGCTTGGTTGTGTCGGAGGCGGTCGCCGATTTCGTCGTCGCGCAGCCGGAGGCCAGTGCGCCCAGAGCAACAACACCCAACACCTGCGCCAGCAGGCGCCCGGACACAAAAGCCATGGCGGAAATATCTCCTTGAATCGCCTACGCTTTTATTCCGGCTATGGTTAATGAAAGTTTACCCGGCGCCTTGACAGCGAGACCCGGCACGGATCGCTCCATCTTCCGCAAGCGTCTGCATATAGGCGAGTCCAACCGCGCTACCTGGGCGACTGAAACAGCGAAAAATACTGTGACTCGGCGCAACCATTGGGATAATTATCAGTTGGGTCGGACGGGCCGTGCCGGACCGTCCGGGAAATTCGCATCGCGAGGAGTTGCCATGCTCTGGAGAGGCCGTCGTCAAAGTGACAATGTCGAGGACGACCGCAGCGACAGCGGTGGTGGCGGCGGGGCAGGCCCCGGCTTCCAACTTCCGATCGGCGGCAGCGCCGGCGGCGGCATGTCTCTTTCGAGCATCATCATCCTTGCCGTTATCGCCCTGATCGCGTGGGGTGTCTTCGGCATCAATCCACTGACGCTGCTGAACGGTGGCGACATCAGCGGCGGCGGCGGGCAGGTGACCAGCAACAGCCCGCAGGGCAACGGCGTGGGTGCGCCGGCCTCCGACGAGATGAAGCAGTTCGTCTCCACGGTGCTGGCCGATACCGAGGATACCTGGACCGGCATCTTCAAGTCCCAAGGGTTGACCTATGAAAATCCGAAGCTGGTGCTGTTC encodes the following:
- the mntR gene encoding manganese-binding transcriptional regulator MntR, which produces MALKNRPVPREPLPDADVHSEGFRQTREARRSALVEDYVELIADLIEDGNEARQVDIAARLGVAQPTVAKMLTRLCADGLVSRKPYRGVFLTEAGRKVAEESRIRHQTVEAFLRSLGVSAETARIDAEGIEHHVSAETLEAFRKAMTAR
- a CDS encoding Nramp family divalent metal transporter produces the protein MSETEATTAPRPAWQFARPEEDDQPSLREVNASIAVPTSGAWFRRLFAFMGPGYLVSVGYMDPGNWATDLAGGAQFGYTLLFIIMLSNLMAILLQALSARLGIATGRDLAQACRAYYPRPVNFVLWIACELAIIACDLAEVIGTAIALQLLFGIPLVGGAVLTALDAFLVLLLMNKGFRYLEAFVVALLIIIFGCFAIQIFVAAPPAGTILHAMFVPSSEIVTNPAMLYIAIGIIGATVMPHNLYLHSSIVQTRAYERTDAGKRDAIKWATADSTIALMLALFVNAAILIVSAVAFHNTGHQDVAEIEDAFKLLSPLLGLGIASVLFAVALLASGLNSTVTATLAGQIIMEGFLRLRIPNWARRLLTRGIAIVPVVVVTALYGEKGTSQLLIFSQVVLSMQLPFAVIPLVHFVSDKKKMGTFAIPRGVAVLAWVVAAVILVLNFKLLYDTLFGIG
- a CDS encoding polysaccharide deacetylase family protein, with amino-acid sequence MAFVSGRLLAQVLGVVALGALASGCATTKSATASDTTKLAYAAEPEVPGTGGLFPPHSFGGLAGRTVTVNSIADLKLRSHEVVLTFDDGPMPGRTENILRALDNAGVKATFMMVGSMARAHPAIVREVAAHGHTIGTHTQSHANLAQLNVAAADAQIDGGIKSVEAALVPSMSRLAPFFRFPYLASTATLRHQLAARGIVVIDADIDSKDYFQSTPEQVRQRTLKRIEQRGSGIILMHDIHPRTAQMLPQLLADLKARDYKVVQLVPGHGRRDVLVSSLSERTVMSTRQVAYAENR
- a CDS encoding helix-turn-helix transcriptional regulator; translation: MTSELGIVDHLYEAAVVPELWKEVLERLCGVIGVRAGALLTIDTSGGIRSIVTDAYQPAYQDYIDSGQRYPNVRPRRGLQLHPHRFVPDVDVATQEEMDQDPIYTQFLRPHGFGSTAGTAVLSPTGDTIVFDSAKLMAEGPLSRRETSRLDRYWSDFARASLISQRLGLKAASAATEAMQVIGLPAASVTAEGRVVSINGMFEALSPRILFGAFDRVSLADRKADRLLSSALAGLDATAVRSIPIPGDHGLPALVAHVVPIRRAAHDIFTRSAALLAVTPIVPPEAPLAELLTGLFDLTTAEARIARGIASGMSVEAMAAQTSLSRETIRTQLKAVMAKTGTDRQADLALLLSSARPIPGAPG